A single Anopheles arabiensis isolate DONGOLA chromosome X, AaraD3, whole genome shotgun sequence DNA region contains:
- the LOC120906712 gene encoding protein obstructor-E-like produces MRYILVVFAATVACIYAQSFKCPPKDGQYEDPVQCDKFYECVDGRATERLCPDGLVFDPTIRKINKCDQPFNVDCGNREELQPPRGNNLCPRRNGFFAHPDPAVCNVFYNCIEGEANEITCTAGLHFDEYTGTCVWPNDAGRQGCNPGANKKLKDGFTCPKDQKTDEAGQVVAHPKYAHPTDCQRFYVCLNGVEPRDLGCQVGEVYNEETERCDAPENVPGCEDWYKESDEKKN; encoded by the exons ATGCGCTACATCTTGGTCGTTTTTGCGGCAACCGTCGCGTGCATCT ATGCACAAAGCTTCAAGTGTCCACCAAAGGACGGTCAATACGAGGACCCGGTCCAGTGCGACAAGTTCTACGAGTGTGTCGATGGACGTGCCACCGAGCGACTCTGCCCGGATGGGCTCGTCTTCGATCCTACCATTCGCAAGATTAACAAGTGCGATCAGCCTTTCAACGTAGACTGCGGTAACCGTGAAGAGCTGC AACCACCGCGCGGCAACAACCTGTGCCCAAGACGCAACGGATTCTTCGCTCATCCGGATCCGGCCGTCTGCAACGTGTTCTACAACTGCATTGAGGGTGAAGCTAACGAAATCACCTGCACCGCTGGGCTGCACTTCGACGAGTACACGGGCACGTGCGTCTGGCCGAATGATGCCGGCCGTCAGGGTTGCAATCCCGGAGCAAACA AGAAACTGAAGGATGGATTCACCTGCCCGAAGGATCAGAAGACGGACGAGGCCGGACAGGTTGTGGCGCACCCGAAATACGCCCACCCGACCGACTGCCAGCGGTTTTACGTCTGCCTGAACGGTGTGGAGCCGCGTGATCTCGGCTGCCAGGTCGGAGAGGTGTACAACGAGGAGACAGAGCGATGCGACGCACCCGAAAACGTTCCCGGCTG cgAGGACTGGTACAAGGAGAGTGACGAGAAGAAGAACTGA
- the LOC120906476 gene encoding protein obstructor-E-like — protein MAAMRSSVLAAMLLLIPAAIVDAQFKCPKNRGQFEDPVQCDKYYVCDEGEATEKLCPDGLVFDPTIKLVNKCDQPFNVDCGDRFELQPAQGTTDYCPRKNGFFSHPDPSICNVFYSCINGEELEMSCTGGLHFDEKSGTCVWPDVAAREGCGSNANKKLNDGFQCPKETRYDKNGQVITHPNYPHPSDCSQFYYCLNGIEPRLGKCDAKMVYNEDLQRCDDPENVPECKDWYKEEDSNKN, from the exons ATGGCAGCAATGAGAAGCAGTGTGCTGGCAgcgatgctgctgctaatcCCCGCAGCAATCGTAG ATGCCCAGTTCAAGTGTCCCAAGAACCGGGGACAGTTCGAGGATCCGGTGCAGTGCGACAAGTACTACGTGTGCGACGAGGGCGAAGCGACCGAGAAGCTCTGCCCGGACGGGCTCGTCTTCGATCCGACGATCAAGCTGGTCAACAAGTGCGACCAACCCTTCAACGTCGACTGTGGCGATCGGTTCGAGCTGC AACCAGCCCAGGGTACTACCGACTACTGTCCGCGTAAGAACGGGTTCTTCAGCCATCCGGACCCGTCGATCTGCAACGTGTTCTACAGCTGCATCAACGGCGAGGAGCTGGAGATGAGCTGTACCGGTGGGCTGCACTTTGACGAAAAGTCCGGCACCTGCGTGTGGCCCGATGTGGCCGCCCGCGAGGGCTGCGGCAGCAACGCCAACA AGAAACTCAACGACGGCTTCCAGTGTCCGAAGGAGACGCGCTACGACAAAAATGGACAGGTCATCACGCACCCGAACTATCCGCATCCGAGCGACTGCTCCCAGTTCTACTACTGCCTGAACGGTATCGAGCCGCGCCTCGGCAAGTGCGACGCCAAGATGGTGTACAACGAGGATCTGCAGCGCTGCGACGATCCGGAGAACGTGCCGGAATG CAAAGACTGGTACAAGGAGGAGGACTCTAACAAGAACTGA
- the LOC120906717 gene encoding dynein intermediate chain 3, axonemal-like, translating to MIFGFEENDARQKLHSFPKCSRLVISPDLQAELGMEIGTTVSVEHPWKEIKKEMMEDQLPGKTKVQRQLKDKLKDMEPGRMILVGYLPDQSTEEEDLFAVFTDHKETREARELIRRLELVERLSAAAAMRKKARRWQTRGSEQDVENFIPLKRTNVVNVESQSIFPAQRASSYRFQLRLVADARDGYVELVPKTAFRNIVRKSIDFGVQLRPEKMHKFQQTDPTFPTNAWSQYLYEIGSEPQLASVGTGAPVSAPATSPPAAVCPSSHVEQLLQTLEFNQIDMYRNDYPIISRHRSIAKYETPAVEETMCFMDRSTCANRHVSAIEWHPQLAGTFVAAYVHHIPSVQMAVPGAASSPELEGVVGKRTVPTGATVGPAGREDAVNRLVFEKCPVLGWSFEESLVPRLWFDSPREVTALSFCPYDGRLLVGGLSSGQLAIWELTDAQLEHIGPRTSGREPARHHGQHPTPEQYRSEIKSLLGNANSTSRLLARGPAASPSGPAGIVHGAEAPETPWHVRPAVISALERSARKPITVIRWLPQNYHCAPTGQLRANGAEDGAGRFLLTGALDGTVSLWNLDLPVPAALSAHAHDKEKGVGEAESVGAVPAGLTGTAINSTAPATATIAGEPTTRGLARLNHVFHPTYRVRCELPLVALALDEQPISLRAGGGVGGFQLPPVICHQAFIAGTLLGGLFWGKWDGYEFDQGAIVNEEPVRDQDTFAAVHDGPLVAIVRNPFVPDVLLTAGGTVLALWTADCRQSPIFWRPKPAPVTACVWSLDRPSVFYVGLANGDLEIWDLQIHTSTACVTLNLGANVLSIVTQQQHRRIPHRHLAVADGSCNVRLLSIPAAFAEPRPGERKRFRQLIRAELARKHDQDAWVQRYYEQNREQIEAKLQAEREARELAERLEVEKQEHDDFLRRQAIEEAKKKAIRDAEKRVDLSRRLEGRWRSRYYRALIRTMMARRHLSPELLAKQMHPERERRRYDVRKRATIGESVAAAPEDYRRVQQSLEGGGKTHPKGAALTPAEEGARLRETVRARFREELSDYPRVSWEAQEVLRNFRLPAELDSVVSIVAKGRARRELVLSDDRGNLEHLAAYLAKQTARGSAAGCGDGPANGDETASTVTNGSPEGRRTVGLQRARSVTFMDDVPKPSPDLPG from the exons ATGATATTCGGGTTCGAGGAAAACGATGCCCGCCAGAAGCTGCATAGCTTTCCGAAATGTTCGCGCTTGGTAATCAG CCCCGATCTGCAGGCCGAGCTGGGGATGGAGATCGGTACCACCGTCAGCGTGGAGCACCCGTGGAAGGAGATCAAGAAGGAGATGATGGAGGACCAGCTGCCGGGGAAGACGAAGGTGCAGCGCCAGCTGAAGGACAAGCTGAAGGACATGGAACCGGGCAGGATGATACTGGTGGGCTATCTGCCCGACCAGAGCACCGAGGAGGAGGACCTGTTCGCCGTCTTCACCGACCACAAGGAGACGCGCGAGGCCCGCGAGCTGATCCGCCGGCTGGAGCTGGTGGAGCGGCTCTCGGCGGCGGCCGCCATGCGCAAGAAGGCCCGCCGCTGGCAGACGCGCGGCAGCGAGCAGGACGTGGAAAACTTCATCCCGCTCAAGCGCACGAACGTGGTGAACGTGGAGTCGCAGAGCATCTTTCCGGCGCAGCGCGCCAGCTCGTACCGGTTTCAGCTGCGCCTGGTGGCGGACGCCCGCGACGGCTACGTGGAGCTGGTCCCGAAGACCGCCTTCCGCAACATTGTGCGCAAATCGATCGACTTCGGGGTGCAGCTGCGGCCGGAGAAAATGCACAAGTTCCAGCAGACCGATCCCACCTTTCCGACCAACGCCTGGTCGCAGTATCTGTACGAGATTGGGAGCGAACCGCAGCTGGCGTCGGTGGGCACCGGCGCACCGGTGAGCGCTCCCGCCACCAGCCCGCCGGCCGCCGTATGCCCCAGCAGCCACgtcgagcagctgctgcagacgCTGGAGTTTAACCAGATCGACATGTACCGGAACGACTATCCCATCATCTCGCGCCACCGGTCCATCGCCAAGTACGAGACGCCCGCGGTCGAGGAAACGATGTGCTTCATGGACCGGTCGACCTGCGCCAACCGGCACGTGTCCGCGATCGAGTGGCATCCGCAGCTGGCGGGCACGTTCGTCGCCGCCTACGTCCATCACATCCCGAGCGTGCAGATGGCGGTGCCGGGAGCGGCCAGTTCGCCCGAGCTGGAGGGAGTCGTCGGCAAGCGCACCGTACCGACGGGTGCGACGGTCGGACCGGCGGGCCGCGAGGACGCCGTCAACCGGCTCGTCTTCGAGAAGTGTCCCGTGCTGGGGTGGAGCTTCGAGGAATCGCTCGTGCCGCGGCTGTGGTTCGATTCGCCCCGCGAAGTGACGGCACTGTCCTTCTGTCCGTACGACGGCCGCCTGCTGGTGGGCGGCCTGTCCAGCGGCCAGCTCGCGATCTGGGAGCTGACGGACGCCCAGCTGGAACACATCGGGCCGCGAACGAGTGGCCGCGAGCCCGCGAGACACCACGGACAGCATCCAACGCCGGAGCAGTACCGCAGCGAGATCAAGTCGCTGCTCGGCAACGCCAACAGCACCAGCCGCCTGCTGGCCCGCGGCCCGGCGGCCAGCCCGAGCGGCCCGGCCGGCATCGTGCATGGCGCGGAAGCGCCGGAAACGCCGTGGCACGTGCGCCCGGCCGTCATCAGTGCCCTCGAGCGGTCGGCACGCAAACCGATCACCGTGATCCGCTGGCTGCCACAGAACTACCACTGCGCCCCGACCGGGCAGCTGCGCGCCAACGGTGCCGAGGACGGTGCGGGGCGATTCCTGCTGACGGGCGCCCTGGACGGTACCGTGTCGCTGTGGAATCTGGACCTGCCCGTCCCGGCGGCACTGTCGGCACACGCGCACGACAAGGAGAAGGGCGTCGGCGAGGCGGAGAGTGTTGGCGCTGTGCCCGCCGGCCTCACCGGCACGGCCATCAACAGCACCGCccccgccaccgccaccatcgccGGTGAGCCAACGACGCGTGGGCTGGCCCGGCTCAACCACGTGTTCCATCCGACCTATCGGGTGCGGTGCGAGCTGCCACTGGTGGCGCTCGCGCTCGACGAGCAGCCAATATCGCTCCGGGCGGGCGGCGGGGTCGGCGGCTTCCAGCTGCCACCGGTCATCTGCCACCAGGCGTTCATTGCCGGCACCCTGCTCGGTGGGCTGTTCTGGGGCAAGTGGGACGGGTACGAGTTCGATCAGGGTGCGATCGTGAACGAGGAGCCGGTGCGCGACCAGGACACCTTCGCCGCGGTACATGACGGGCCGCTGGTGGCAATCGTGCGCAACCCGTTCGTGCCGGACGTGCTGCTGACCGCGGGCGGCACCGTGCTCGCCCTCTGGACGGCCGATTGCCGCCAGTCGCCCATCTTCTGGCGCCCGAAACCGGCGCCCGTGACTGCCTGCGTCTGGAGTCTCGACCGGCCGTCCGTGTTCTATGTCGGGCTGGCGAACGGCGATCTGGAGATTTGGGATCTGCAAA TACACACGTCCACCGCCTGCGTCACACTCAACCTCGGCGCGAACGTGCTGTCGATCgtcacgcagcagcagcatcgccgCATCCCACATCGCCACCTGGCGGTGGCCGATGGCAGCTGCAATGTGCGGCTGCTCAGCATCCCGGCCGCGTTCGCCGAACCGCGACCGGGCGAGCGGAAGCGCTTCCGGCAGCTGATACGGGCGGAGCTGGCCCGCAAGCACGACCAGGACGCGTGGGTCCAGCGGTACTACGAGCAGAACCGGGAGCAGATCGAGGCGAAGCTGCAGGCCGAACGGGAGGCCCGCGAACTTGCCGAGCGGCTCGAGGTGGAGAAGCAGGAGCACGACGACTTCCTGCGCCGGCAGGCCATCGAGGAGGCGAAGAAGAAGGCGATACGGGACGCGGAAAAGCGGGTGGACCTGAGCCGCCGGCTGGAGGGCCGCTGGCGGTCGCGCTACTACCGGGCCCTCATCCGCACCATGATGGCTCGGCGGCACCTCAGCCCGGAGCTGCTCGCCAAGCAGATGCACCCGGAGCGGGAGCGCCGCCGGTACGACGTGCGCAAGCGGGCAACGATCGGCGAGAGTGTGGCCGCTGCCCCGGAAGACTATCGGCGCGTGCAGCAGTCGCTCGAGGGGGGCGGTAAAACGCACCCGAAAGGAGCGGCACTGACGCCGGCCGAGGAGGGTGCCCGGTTGCGGGAAACGGTCCGGGCCCGGTTTCGCGAGGAGCTGAGCGACTACCCGCGCGTCAGCTGGGAGGCGCAGGAGGTGCTGCGCAACTTCCGGCTGCCGGCCGAGCTGGACAGCGTGGTGAGCATCGTGGCGAAGGGACGGGCCCGCCGCGAGCTGGTGCTGTCCGACGACCGCGGCAACCTGGAGCATCTGGCGGCGTACCTGGCGAAGCAGACGGCCCGCGGCTCGGCAGCCGGCTGCGGGGACGGGCCGGCCAACGGGGACGAGACGGCGAGCACCGTTACGAATGGCAGCCCGGAGGGCCGTCGGACGGTCGGGTTGCAACGCGCCCGCTCGGTCACGTTTATGGACGACGTGCCCAAGCCCAGCCCGGACTTGCCGGGCTAG